The region CGGGTTAATGAAAAGAATCAACGAAAACGTTAATCAAATAGAAACGAATCTTTCGCTAATCCATAATAGTATCAAGAAAAGTGCAGAAAATAAAATTGCACAAGCTCTTATTACACTATTTTCAATAATAGTCCTTTTATCAGCCACAATACTGATTTTTTTATACCGAGATTCAAAGTATATTGTTAAATCAATAAAAAAAATGAAGAAATATATTGCTCAATTGGGAAAAGGTGAACTTCCCGAGAAAATTAAAGTTTCCGGGTCAGATGAAATTGAGGATATGAAAAAATCTATTAATACGCTTACAGAGAACTTAAAATCTACCCGTGATTTTGTTATTGAAGTTGGAAATGGAAATTTTAAAGAGGAAATAAATGTTTTCAATGGTAAAGGAGAACTAGGTAGTAATTTAATAACTATGAGAAAAAAATTACTACAGGTTTCTTCTGAAAGAGAGCATCAAACCAAAGAAAACGAACAAAGAATGTGGACTAACGAAGGCATTGGGTTGTTTTCAGAAATTTTACGATCTAATAACGATAATTTAGAAGAGTTATCATTCCTGATTGTAAAAAATCTTGTTAAGTACACAAAATCAAATCAAGGAGGTATTTTTATAAAAAATCAAAATAACGACAAAAATGTTACTTACAATCTTAAAGCGGCTTATGCTTATGATAGAAGAAAATTTACAAACTCCATTATAAAAATAGGTGAGGGACTTATCGGAACTTGTGCTATTGAGGCAGAATCAATTTATATGACAGATATACCGGACAATTATATTGAAATTACTTCCGGGCTGGGTGGGGCTAATCCAAATAGTTTACTCATTGTCCCACTAAAACGGGAAAATGAAGTTTTGGGAATTATCGAAATAGCCTCATTTAAAAAATACCAACCGCACGAGATTGCTTTTGTAGAAAAAATTGCAGACTCTGTTGCTTCACATCTATATTTTGTTCAGATGAACATAAAAACAAATAACCTTTTAGCAAAAACACAACAACAGGCCGAAGAAATGGCTGCACAGGAAGAAGAAATGCGACAAAATATGGAAGAATTGCAAGCTACCCAGGAAGAATCATATCGCAGAGCCGAGGATTCGGAGCAACAAATAATTGAATTACAGGATGAAACTGATGAACTAAAAAGACAACTGGAAAAAGCAAAGGAAATAATCACAACATTAGAAAAAAAAGGAAATAAAAAATAAAAAAATCCTACGCTTTTTAATATTTCATCCATAAGCATCGCTACCTTATTTAAAAAGTATAGAAGGAGCTAACAATTTATAATACGCTCAAAAAATCATCTTTTTTTTAGGATTTCATTTCGATATGTTTAATTTTGCATATCCTTTTTAACAA is a window of Halanaerobiales bacterium DNA encoding:
- a CDS encoding GAF domain-containing protein, producing the protein MRDQIHAVESIVEEQNNLTYSKFMLTLRRHEKDYLLRKDLRYKDKFDKVINNFIAILSKDKVAQNDKIISYLKQYRKKFHQVIKKDLIIGLEENRGLMKRINENVNQIETNLSLIHNSIKKSAENKIAQALITLFSIIVLLSATILIFLYRDSKYIVKSIKKMKKYIAQLGKGELPEKIKVSGSDEIEDMKKSINTLTENLKSTRDFVIEVGNGNFKEEINVFNGKGELGSNLITMRKKLLQVSSEREHQTKENEQRMWTNEGIGLFSEILRSNNDNLEELSFLIVKNLVKYTKSNQGGIFIKNQNNDKNVTYNLKAAYAYDRRKFTNSIIKIGEGLIGTCAIEAESIYMTDIPDNYIEITSGLGGANPNSLLIVPLKRENEVLGIIEIASFKKYQPHEIAFVEKIADSVASHLYFVQMNIKTNNLLAKTQQQAEEMAAQEEEMRQNMEELQATQEESYRRAEDSEQQIIELQDETDELKRQLEKAKEIITTLEKKGNKK